A single window of Providencia alcalifaciens DNA harbors:
- a CDS encoding YfaZ family outer membrane protein has product MRKVLLAVAATSAFYMGAAQAISADFSAGEHFTELSAGLGTQGSGLAFNGSWARSDHNGQLGSLGATFGLPLGPFNAYVGGKALYLSPEDGSDGAAAALGGGLSWQALPSLSFYGEAYGAPESLTSGSKSYMEAKAGARYTVFKPLSVDAGYRLIEMKGAHDDRNEKLADGWYVGAGLSF; this is encoded by the coding sequence ATGCGCAAAGTTCTTTTAGCTGTTGCAGCGACCTCTGCATTTTATATGGGTGCTGCTCAAGCAATTTCTGCTGATTTCAGTGCGGGTGAACATTTTACAGAATTAAGTGCTGGTTTAGGAACTCAAGGTTCTGGTTTAGCATTTAATGGCTCATGGGCGCGCAGTGACCACAATGGTCAATTAGGTAGCCTAGGTGCAACGTTTGGCCTGCCATTAGGACCATTTAATGCCTATGTTGGCGGTAAAGCGCTGTATTTATCTCCAGAAGATGGCTCCGATGGTGCAGCGGCAGCATTGGGCGGCGGCTTAAGCTGGCAAGCACTGCCATCATTAAGCTTCTACGGTGAAGCGTATGGCGCACCAGAATCACTGACGTCAGGCAGCAAATCTTACATGGAAGCGAAAGCAGGTGCTCGTTACACCGTGTTTAAACCGCTGTCGGTTGATGCGGGTTATCGTCTGATTGAGATGAAAGGTGCGCATGATGATCGTAATGAGAAGTTGGCAGACGGGTGGTATGTGGGCGCTGGCCTTTCATTCTAA
- a CDS encoding catalase: MKKRGLTTASGAPVVDNNNVMTAGKRGPMLLQDVWFLEKLAHFDREVIPERRMHAKGSGAFGTFTVTHDITRYTRAKLFSEVGKKTDLFIRFSTVAGERGAADAERDIRGFAMKFYTEEGNWDMVGNNTPVFYLRDPLKFPDLNHVVKRCPYTNMRSAAYKWDFFSHLPEALHQLTIDVSDRGLPKSYRFMHGFGSHTYSFINANNERFWVKFHFRSQQGIENLMDDEAEALIGKDRESSQRDLFDAIQRKEYPRWNLQIQIMPEKEASTVPYNPFDLTKVWPHKDYPLMDVGYFELNRNPDNYFSDVEQAAFSPANIVPGIGFSPDKMLQGRLFSYGDTQRYRLGINHYQIPVNAPRCPFHNYHRDGAMRIDGNSSNTVTYEPNSAGMFQEQPDYSEPPLSIEGAADHWNHREDEDYFSQPRALYELLDDAEHQRMFQRLAGELIEASEETQKRQIELFKKVHPEYGAGVEKALNALK, encoded by the coding sequence ATGAAAAAAAGAGGTCTAACTACCGCTTCAGGCGCGCCTGTTGTGGATAACAATAACGTGATGACTGCGGGTAAACGTGGCCCGATGCTGTTGCAAGATGTTTGGTTTCTGGAAAAGCTCGCCCACTTCGATCGTGAAGTGATCCCAGAGCGCCGTATGCACGCTAAAGGTTCAGGGGCATTCGGTACTTTCACTGTCACCCATGACATTACCCGCTATACCCGCGCTAAATTATTCAGTGAAGTCGGCAAAAAAACGGATCTATTCATACGCTTCTCCACCGTAGCGGGTGAACGTGGTGCCGCCGATGCAGAACGCGATATTCGTGGCTTTGCGATGAAATTTTATACCGAAGAAGGCAACTGGGATATGGTGGGTAACAATACCCCTGTATTCTATCTGCGTGACCCACTGAAATTTCCTGATTTAAACCACGTTGTCAAACGCTGCCCTTACACCAATATGCGTAGCGCCGCCTATAAATGGGATTTCTTCTCCCACTTGCCTGAAGCGCTTCATCAATTAACCATTGATGTCAGCGACCGTGGCTTACCAAAAAGCTATCGCTTTATGCATGGTTTTGGTAGCCATACCTATAGCTTTATCAATGCGAATAACGAACGTTTCTGGGTGAAATTCCACTTCCGTAGCCAGCAAGGCATCGAAAACCTTATGGACGACGAAGCAGAAGCGCTGATTGGTAAAGATCGTGAAAGCTCTCAACGTGACCTGTTTGATGCTATCCAACGTAAAGAATATCCTCGCTGGAACTTACAGATTCAGATCATGCCAGAAAAAGAGGCGTCAACCGTCCCTTATAACCCATTTGATCTAACCAAAGTGTGGCCACACAAAGATTATCCATTGATGGATGTGGGCTATTTTGAACTGAACCGCAACCCAGATAACTATTTCTCGGATGTGGAACAAGCTGCATTTAGCCCAGCGAATATCGTCCCAGGGATTGGATTCTCTCCAGACAAAATGCTGCAAGGCCGTTTGTTCTCTTATGGGGATACTCAACGTTACCGTTTAGGTATTAACCACTATCAAATTCCGGTGAATGCCCCACGCTGCCCATTCCACAATTATCATCGTGATGGTGCAATGCGTATTGATGGTAATAGCAGCAATACCGTGACCTATGAGCCAAATAGTGCGGGAATGTTCCAAGAACAACCTGACTACAGTGAACCACCATTATCCATTGAAGGTGCGGCTGATCACTGGAATCACCGTGAAGATGAAGACTACTTCAGCCAGCCTCGTGCATTGTATGAATTACTGGACGATGCCGAACATCAACGCATGTTCCAACGTTTAGCAGGCGAGCTGATTGAAGCATCAGAAGAGACACAAAAACGTCAAATCGAGTTGTTTAAGAAAGTACACCCAGAATACGGTGCTGGTGTTGAAAAAGCGTTGAATGCGCTGAAATAA